TGAAGAACTGATGTAACTGCTGGTATCGTTCATTTACATTTGTTATTGTAGATGTCCCTCTGGGAAGCCTTGCAGAACCTAACCATTATCATCTTGATTATCGCTGCAATAGCATCCTTAGCTTTGGGGATAAAGTCAGAGGTGAGTTTAAATGTGGTGTTGTCGAGAGTGTATTTATCATCTTTGTTAGAAGATTTATGGTGACATATTGTTATATGCCACAAAGCAATTCTCAAGGCACTGCAATTTGCTTCTCAAGGATTTCATGAGTTTATCACATGTGCATAATATGTGGACGAATGGTCTTTATATCCCAACAAGATTGTTCATGCTGTAGTAGTTTTTTGCCTGAACATAGAATCTAAGGGATTGTGCGCTTGTTCGCCAGAGTAGTTACGCAAGGTTAACTAGTTGAGTACCTGATAACTGTATCGAAGTATGGCCCCAATAAAGCCTATGCAGGTATACTCTTCAAATAAAGGGCGGGTCCATAGCATCCTACTTTGAGTTGATGAATGAATGTTTTGAAGATGTGGATGGAACAATAAACTGGTACAGCGTCTCATAAGTCAATAGTTGTTACGGTAGGGGTTTTGTATAAGTTAAGCCTGAAATGGGGTGCTTTTTCTCTCTGGTAGTCTTCCTTGGTTCAGATAAGTGGACATAAGGAAATCTGCAAGTATAACCCTTTACTTGCCATGTTGCTGACCTCGGAAGATTATGAAGTCTCATCTCTGTCTGCATTTGGTAATATAACATGTTTTAAAGCTCATCAACCATACCAGTTTTAGCTTTAAGACAGATTCCATGCAAAATCGGAACACAAGTTGTTTATGTATGAAAAACAACATGTGTACTTAATTCTTTCTCCGACTTTCAAGCATCCTTGTCCTTTTGCAGTAAATTGGTGTAGAACATGAGGGTTGCCAAAGATTTAGGGTAGCGTTTTAGATTATTCAAAAGAGGGTCTGTGATTTATTGATAAAGTCATGTTGTTACTTTGTCTACTAACCATCCACCATCTCTGTTAGGTGAATATATATGCTCTCTGCAATATATGCTCTCTGCATTTCAGCTTTCTAGGGACAGTTTATGTGCCAATCTCAATGCATGTGAATGCGTATCTGTTTGCCAAGCTTTTGTTTTGCTTGTTCTGGTTTTCTACAGTTTTGGGGATTTCTACCGTTTTTacctagctttttttttttttaattaaaatcctgcaatttatttacttttttaagTCTATATATCCAGGGTATCAAAGAAGGGTGGTATGATGGGTGCAGCATTGCCTTTGCAGTTTTTCTTGTTATCGTTGTTACAGGTAACCGAATTTAATATCTGAAGCTCACGTGTAGCTCTTCTTTTCTTCACTTGCGTTCACATCAATTTtggtaattcttattttccttgaAATTTTTAGGCACCAGTGATTACCAACATTCTCTTCAGTTTCACAATTTGAATGTCAAGAAGCAAAATATACGTATGGAGGTTTGAATTCTAGACACAGTGCTTCTCATCCTTGGTTGTCTTTGTTTAGATTAACATACATAacataacctttgcaggtcatgaGAGTTGGTAAAAGAGTTGAGGTTTCaatatttgatcttgttgttggtGATGTTGTTCCTCTAAAAACTGGTGATCAGGTGAATTACGTTAATTAGGTTATTTGATGGTGTTCCTAATTTTCTCTGGTGCTTTGTGCTGATTTGCTTCCCTAATCTGAACTTGAATCCAATTTTTTTCAGGTCCCTGCAGATGGAGTTCTGATTTCTGGCCACTCTCTTTCCGTTGATGAGTCTTGTACGACTGGTGAAAGCAAGATTGTAAGTTGCTTTTGTTACCAGTGAAGGGCTATTCTCATTGTAGTTGCTGTTTAACTATCTTCCTCCACCATGATGTTATGTTTCAGGTAAAGAAAGACAGCAAGCGTCCATTTTTGATGTCTGGATGTCAAGTCGCTGATGGTTACGGCACTATGCTGGTAAAGATAAAAAGTCTCATTTGTTTACAGGAGTTACTCAAGTTACTTatttagatttaattgttttttgTCTATGGTTCTTCTATACTGCTGAAGGGAAACATGGATCATACTTAGTCGCTGAAAGTATATATACTGAATCCCAGCAGTGTTATATACTGAACGGTATGTTCCCTTTTCAGGTAACTGTGGTCGGAAAAAACACTGTGAGGGGATTGGAGATGGATAGTATACTGGAGGATGCTGGTGAACAAACTCCCTTGCAGGTTTGTTTTCTTAAAAATGTTTCGCTTTAGTGATAAACATAAATACACATAGCTTACACGTAAATGTTCGTGGATGAGCTATCATAGGTACAGTTGAATAGTCTGGCAACTTTTGTTGGCATAGTTGGGCTTGCAGTTGCTCTTTTGGTGTTGCTTGTTCCTTTGATCAGGTGAATCTGAGTTTAGCAACTGAATTATGTCAACTATACAATTCTGTAGATTTTACTTCTATTAACTTTTTTCTTTCAGATACTTTGCTGGTCTGGCAAAAAATCCAGATAAATCTAttcaattcatcaaaaaaaagacAAGTGCTGGTGATGCGGTAGAGGAAGTTATTAAAATTGTCATTGTTGCGGTGTgtgcactttttttttttaaatatatttttgTAACTGTAGTTTCCTGATTTGGTACTAAATTAATCGCCTACCCATTTAGGTCACCATTGTGGTTGTTGCAGTGCCTGAAGGTCTTCCCTTAGCAGTTAGCACAACGTAAGACCTTTCTGATCACGATTACTTtgatttatattattgttttGTGTTTATACTGTTCGGTTTACTATTTTTCTGGAAATCTGAACCTTGTTTCAGTTTTTGAGTTGTCTACAATAGCTACTGGGTTATTGAGACACCTATATTTGATTAGCTGAGATCATGTTTGTCTCTGATGCAGCGCTGCTTATTCAATGTGGAAGATGATGTCAGACAAGGCTCTGGTatgtttatgatttgatatatattTCTTTGGTTATTATAAGAATTATTTTGTGTTCTGGGTACAATGATGTAGAAGGGGTTGGGTATTTGTCTACTGATGCAAATGGGATGATGACATTGAGTTGATTCAGTCTGAAAATTTGATCAAATCAACCCTTGAAGACCGTTGTATCTGGAACATGTCTAAAATTTTAAGGGCATAAATTTTAAGGTCAGATCTATACGATCGAAATTTTCCTCCGCGTGTATGAAGGGGATGAAAAAGCAGATGTGTTCGATtagaacaaaacaaaaacaggCATCTAAAGTTTTACATAGCTTTAGTCCACCAGAATAAAGGACAATAAGAACTTCTTGGACCTTCAATTGTGATAGGGATCTGAGCACCATGAGAGGCGTGACATAGGACTCAGAACCATTGGTGTTCCCTACAACACAAAACTCGCATTTTTTTGGCAAGATTTCAGACGGTCAATCGGGTCAATTCACGGTCTTCAATCCCATCTACACGATTAATTGAAGGAAATTGACCCTTCACATCACTGTGCCATAACTAGCAACCCTACAGATCTTTTATTATAACTTAATAACTTACATCCAGTGGTTTAACTAACTTTTTTGAGGTACAGGTGCGGAGGCTTTCTGCCTGTGAAACAATGGGCACCGTAACAACCATTTGCACCAAGACAGGCACATTGACCTTGAATCAGGTGAGTTGTCATGATTCatgatatttattttttattttttttgcttgcATTTCTACGGGAGGATTTTGATATTTTCCACCGGAAAATGAAATTTCTCCCTAATCAGGTGTTTAATTGTTCTCTTATCGCACTGGCTGTTGGATTTCATTTGAGATCTTTTAATTCCACAGATGGCTGTGGTTGACGCTTATATTGGTGGGCAGAAGGTAAGTTCAACTAACGACCGTGCTCTTTTATCAGCCACTGCAGAATCTCTAATTAAAGAAGGTGTTGCACTGAACACTGCTGGGAGTGTCTTTACATCTGAGGTAATTCAATTCTACTTCACTGAGTATATTGAGAGATAGTCAGGAAAATGTATTCCCGCTGTTAATGGTTGCCTTTTCGTAAGCTTTTGCACTTCTCGTCTGGTTGATTCGCCTATTTGAATTTTAGTGAGCTTACTTCTCTTGTCGGGTTGATTCGCCTATTTGAATTTTAGTGAACTTAATTTTTACTAACATGCTGGAGATTTGTACTATTGTAGGTCGGTTATATTGTTTATTCTGTAGTAAGCTGAAAATCTTTAGAGTCTAGTAGAGATTTCTGGTAATGAAGAAGTTGAGCATTGTCTTCATACTCTTCCCTCCTGTTATAGTGTTTTGGTAGAGGATGTAATCTAGAAGATAGTTAAATACTCAGCAAATAGCagcaaagattaaaaaaaaaaaaaaaaagcaatgcGCTACTGAACATTTTCGTGTCACTTTATGTCAGGGTGGCGAGGTTGAGATTTCTGGGTCTCCAACGGAGAAGGCCCTGCTTTTGTGGGGCGTCAAGGTAGTATGTCCTCAGTGGGTACTTTCTGATGGTTATTGTTCTCTGGATCTCATCTCTGTCATTTTCAATTCTGTCAGCTTGGAATGAATTTCGATGAGCTAAGATCACAATGCAAACTCCTTCGTGTATTTCCGTTCGATTCAGAGATAAAGCGGGGTGGTATCGCTTTGCAACTGGTAATTTAACATCTTCAGAATTTCATTATCAAGTAGAAGTGAAGATATATCTGTATTTATAGACAGAATTGCTACATATTTGGTCCATATTTGTGGGCGTTTAGAATTTCTGTGATACTTTCGGTTATTTTCTGGTCAACGCAAATTTGGATTTAGTATCTATCATCTATGTACGCCCTATCAGAAATTTGACATATTGTCTTTGACATTTCTTTGATTTGTACGCCCTATCAGAAATTTGCTCTGCATGTTAGTAATGTAGTTAATGATACTGATACCACATTGTATACTCTTCGACTTTATATTTGAGAATTTTTGAAAAACTTAAAGCACTCTTGGTTTATCATCGAAAAGTTCCTTGAGTTATTCCGTCAAATGTTGCACTTTTGGGTAAGTTCACCGAGTTATTCTAACTCAAGGTTACTTTTGACTGGATGTCAGCTTGTATGGACATTATGGTCTCATCTTGGCATATTTGATTCAACACAACTGTTATATGTCAGAGTTTGCTATTACATCTGTGATTCAGCAGAACTGTTATACATCAAAGTTTGAAATGTTATATTTCACATTTAGCGGCATGTAAAATGGTGTATTACAGAAGATTCTCAAATCCAATGACATAGTTCAAACTAAAATAATCCGACCCCTTTTGCAGACAAAGAAAGCTTTGCATGTCCAAGTCATATTGTGTCCTTGTCACCTGGACGCTGAAAGACCATTTATGACTGCAATGCACTCTTTTACACAATCTGGACATCCCTCTGTTTCTTGTTTCCTCAGTGCTAGTGATGTGTAGTGCATACTATTTTGAAGCACTGGTTGAGAATTGACGTTCTCTTTATATTTGTAGAAACTTGTTTTCCAGTATCGTTTGTATAAAAGTATGTTGCTTCCAAACCTGTTTATTTCCGCGAAATGTGAAATGATCAAGTTAATAACATATGTGATGCACACTAATACAATCTTATGATTGCAGCCTGACTCTCAAGTTCATATTCATTGGAAAGGTGCTGCCGAAATAGTTTTAGGCTCATGCACAGAATACCTCGATGTGGGCGGTGCGTGCAAAAAAATGGATAATAGTATGGTAAATAAATTCTCACATTCCTCATCTTTCAAGGAGTTAGATATTTTTTGTTTGATTAATATCTAGAGATGCACATATCCTTCAGAGAAGCTCAATGTATAAAATACCAATGCTATCGAAAATTTATCCCGCCCCGGAGATTTTTTTCAATTAAAATttggaaggaaaaagaaataTGTATCCAATTGTGTTTCGTATTCCAACCAAAACTGTGTTACTGATCACAGGCAACATATTTCAAGAGCGCTATTTCAGACATGGCTGCAGGTAGCTTGCGATGTGTTGCTGTTGCCTACAGATCATTTGAGATAGATAAAGTTCCAATGGATGAAGACAGTCTGGCTGAGTGGGTTATTCCCGAAGATGAACTTGTTCTGTTGGCCATTGTTGGGATAGAGGTACACAGGATATACTATTGTTAAAGCTAGCTTTAATTTGTTCTTTATTGTGTCTTCTGGTAGCAGTTTGCATCACTGAATGATCTCTGTTTCTTTGACCTCATTGAAGTATTTTATATGTTTATACAAATGAAATCCATAGTCATTACGTTTTATTTCTCATGAATGTCTCTGTTGTGAACTTTTTGATGTTCTTGAGGATTACTCCATCGTTTTGTTGGTTTCTTTACAGGTCTCTGTTGCTAATAATTGTATTTTGTTTTAGGATTCTTGCCGGCCAGGAATTAAAGAAGCTGTAAAGCTATGCACTAGGGCTGGTGTTAAGGTgtccctccctccctccctccctcaTAACAATTTTTATTAGACATGTATGTGTTTGTCTTGGCAATCTTGAAGTTGGAGACTTTTCATGTGTCTGAGATTAGGTACGCATGGTTACTGGGTACAATCTTCAGACTGCAACTGCAATAGCTTTGGAGTGTGGCATACTTGGTTCTGTAGCTGATGCTAAGGAGCCAAATATCATAGAAGGAGCAGCTTTCCGTACGTTGTCTGAATCTGAAAGAGGCATAGTTGCTGGAGAAATTTCGGTAGGACCTGAACATTTATGTAACATTTGCATTTTGTTGTCCTGAATTGAAGCTGATGTGATATAGTGATGGAACCCCGGCACTGCAACTCGTCAGACACAACAGTTCGATTTGTCACACTTCTGATGTATATGATAACCACGTGGAAACAgtcacgatttataaagggggatACCGGTATTACTTGGGGGTGATACCAATCCGTATAGGACAAATAAATGTTAACAGATCCTGACCGTCGGATAGCTGAATTGGTATCATCCCCGCTAATAGTGGtatccccctttataaatcatggaaACAGTGTTTGGTATGATTAATTTGAGAAAGAAGCTTTAACTTTAAGAAGTTGAATATTTGGTGTAATTGTGGTAATCAGAGTTTTTCGTTACAAGTCAGAAGAAAATAGAAGCTATATCCAGTTCAATCTCAAGGGAGGGAAGAGGAGAAAAGTTCATAAGGATTTCAGCGGCTTTTATTCGGCGTATAGGCCtgtctgtttttcttttcatTAAAGAGAATGGGAGAGGGAGAGACTGAGATATCAGACTGCTGTCTCATAATGTGTATATGAGTGTTGTCTACAAAATAGGTGAACCAAAGAGAAGAAAAACGATCCACGCTAACTAAAAGGAGATGTAGGTGGTCTTTAAACAGATCAAGTGGAAGCGTGACTCTCAGAAAGTTAAATATAAGCACCATTTCATCTTCCTCAAATTTCTTTAGGTCTTTTATAAACCTTAAAGAGGATAATGAAGACCGCTGTTCCCACTGCTGTGTTCACCAGTATTTGATACATGGATTACTGTTGACACAGTTCTTTTTAGAAAGTACTATTCTTGTTGCAAtgctttcttttttttgtatGAAATTATTAATCCATTTCTTATAGGAAAATATTGGATAGCTATCAGTGGTCAAATATAGAATTGATATGATATTAATGCTTATATGTTCGTTATTAATGTTCATAAATTATTTCTTAatcctataaccaaaatgcttATGACTTTGTGATACCCAGGGAATACTAAATGGTTGGCATTATGAATAATTGATTCATCGTTATGTTTGAATTGCAGGTAATGGGAAGCTCTTATCCTAATGACAAACTTTTGCTTGTGAAAGCGTTGCAGAGAGGAGGTCATGTTGTTGCTGTGACTGGGGATGTGTCCAATGATGCTCCTGCACTGAAAGAGGTATTATTCTGCATCATATCCTCAATGAACGAAGGCATATCTGTTATTTCTAATATGTGGCAGACGCCTCGCAAGTCTTAAACATTTTGTTGTATCACATGCATGTGTATGGTGTATGGATATCTGTTTCGTTGGTTAAATCAGTCATATTTCATGAATCAAATGAATTATATTTTGATTCATATGAAAAAACTAGActaaaaattgaagcaaaatggaTTGGTTGAGGAATTTATGTTAGTACATCGGCGACTATGACCTCTAAAAGTGTCATGTGTGCAGGTTCCCTTGGTGGAAACTTATTATACTTTAAATCTTTCTTTTAAACAAAATTGTCCTTGGTGAAGTTTGAATTAAGTTTATAGTATACTTTTCATCTCACACGTTTTATTTCTTTCATTTGGACTATAGGCTGATATAGGGCTTGCAATGGGAATCCAAGGTACTGAATTAGCAAAAGAAAGCTCGGACATCATTATATTGGATgataattttgcttcaattgtaaagGTGTGTTTGGAATATTCTGCTtgcacaaaataaaataaaatctgtttgtttccaGAATGAAACGTTAACATTTTCTCCGTAGTGAAACATTAACTGTTTCGTTACTGTAGCGAAGAGTGTAACTATTACCGTAACAAATGCCAAGTAAAGGGAAACAAAGGTCGCATACCATGAAATGTAATACTGACTATGTATTATCATCTTGACAGTTAATTGTTTAAAAAGGTTTTTTGTTATAGTTACTGTATAGGTGATCGCTGCGTCGGTACTTATGTAATTTGGTTGGGTCTGTGCTAACTACTTAAGTTTTAGTCTGTCCTCAGTCAACTAAATCATTTAGAAAAATAGCGTCTCCTCCACAATCAAGTAATGATATTTATTCTTCGTTACCCCATGTGATTTGTGAATTCCTTGGCATTCTCCGATGTCACTGATATCTTATTTTCTGTAAGATGTAGGTTCTCCGCCGGGGTCGATCTGTATATGCAAACGTGCAAAAGTTCATTCTGTTCCAACTCACAGTTAATGTTGGGGCAATCATTATTAATTTTGTGGCTGCTACTTCCTCGGGAAATGTTCCTTTAAACACAGTCCAGGTTTGTGTAGTTCATTATTTCCCCTTAGGTCAATGTTTCCTCTGAAAAAGACCAACATTTATATGTTCACAGCTCCTTTGGGTTAATCTCATCATGGACACTTTTGGAGCACTTGCATTGGCAACTGAACCACCTACGGATCATCTGATGGACAGAACTCCAATTGGTCGAAAGTTAGTattcttggattttttttttcttcagattttgCTTACCAAATGAATATGGTAACTCTTAGAAATGGATGAATATACAGAACAAAAACACTTTCTTCTTCTCGTGTTTTCTCACTCAGATGCGGTTGCATCTCTTGTCCATATATTTGAAGAATTCCTTCATAAGTTAGTGTGACTAGTTGAGATTTTTCCATGGTTAATATTGATTTATTAGTAGTGCTTGCATAAGCATTGTTGGTGGAGGTTAAGGTTATAGTATCATGTCCAGTTGAAGGATTTGTTTAGGATATGCTTTGATTTTAGAATAGGTGGAGAACTGAATTGAATATCAATATAGGATTTTGTTCCCCAAGCATTTTTGTGTGATTTGTTTCATTGGCCACTGTATTTTTACCGCTGTGTTTTTGTGGGACACCCTCTACCTTGGCTACCACATATGTACGTCATTTGTGAAACACATACAGAAGGCCTAATGCAGAAAGTTTACACTTAGTGACCTTTGTGGCTTTCAACCACACCCAATACCCAAATTTCTACATACGAGCTTAAGGAAGGTCTAACCCCACACAGAGACATGTAGGCTGTTGCACTATTAAGTTTTCATGTTGCGGCTCAATATTGGTTGACCAGTGATGGTGGGGCAAGACTTACAGAGAAGGCCCAAAAATGAAGAGGGATTTATCTATATAGTGATGGCTACATGGTTTTTGTGTAATATTAACTTGTTATGAAGAAGGATTTATCTATAAGAAGGCATAAAAATGAAAATTACTTAATTGAATAACAGTAGAGATTATTAACAAATAAAATCATAATAACATTAGAGACAGAATTTTTTAGTTATGGTTCTCAAACTGAATATATTGTTCAGATTCTGGCCACCATCATCTAGGCAATCATACTATATTTTTACAGGAGAATGTTGCTTGATGGCTGGTTTGTTTTGTCAGGGAAACGCTCATTACGAATATCATGTGGAGGAACTTTGCTGTACAGGTATATCTTTAGGCAGAGGAACTTTGTCTTGCCCTGGTTACCAATTTAAATTAGCTTCTGTTTGGAGATTGTAGGTTATATATCAAGTTACTGTGCTCCTCATTCTCAACTTCAAGGGTTTGAGTATTCTGCATTTAGGGAATAACAAACATGATATCACAGAGAAGAATACTTTGATCTTTAATGCGTTCGTCTTTTGTCAGGcaagtttttttttatcaataaagacTGCGAAGTTCAAGAGAACAAATTGTTATCGTTAAACAGATTTTTAAAGACATTTTTGCCATCAGTTTTTTCAATCTATCAGTACCCTGGGATAACTACAAAATATATTAATAGGAAGGCTAATAACTGAAAATCAAATTTGTAGTTATTCAATGTATTCAATGCCCGCAAGCCAGATAAGTTGAACATTTTGTGTGGAGTGAGCAAAAACCGCCGCTTGTTGGTCATCGTAGCAGTCACTCTTGTACTTCAGGTTAGATAATGATGGTTCGCCTGTCCTATTTTATTTATGCATTTCTTTTACGAATTATGGGCCCATTATTCTCCTATCCAGGTCGTTATCATCATTTTTCTTGGAAAGTTTACTGGGACTGTTAGGCTCAGTTGGCAGCTATGGCTTACTTCTATTATTATCGGTTTTATCAGGTCAGTTTTAATTTTAATGAATTCAGAATTTTTGTTTCGAGCTTTGTCTGAATTGTGTTCTTAGATCTATGTTGTTGTTTCCTTTTGTTGCTTTTCCATTTTCCAGTTGGCCTCTAGCAGTTGTTGGGAAATTTATTCCAGTTGGGCAAAATCCTCTCACCAAGTACTCTTCAACAATATGTCTGCTCATCCTTATAATAGTAGTTATTAGTTATAAAAATCTGAGCGACTAGTCCTTAATCGTATCTTTTACACCTCTAGAATTAGACGATGATGGTTTTCTTCAGTTCATCCAGTCTTACCTGTTCTTGATTTTGTTGTGTCTGTTGTTGTTGGGCTTGAAGGAATGTAAAGATTGACATAAAGTCACCATATATAGAGTTCTCCCTCGCTTCGTTTGGCCGGCCTAACTAAACTGCAGAGGTTAAAACTATTTATAACTGGCCCAATTTGAAACCATAATcatttattaatatatagaggttattaatatatcgagtatcaatatatggaggttctactgtatatatattcggtagatgctttgtttgtttcttttttttacgAAGCGGATCCGTGAACAAATGGGTTTGACAAAGGAAAATGACAAATTATTTCAGCCATTGTTTATTTTACATCCAAGGGTTCATATTACTGATGATGTGTCACCTTTATTGGCTCATATCACCTGATATATAGCTACACGGCTCAAGCTCTAGCCGAGCATTTTTCACGGATCCGCTTcgatcaaggaatatctttgaacaattatgaaATAAGAGTTCAACACATGTTCAGATTactcactatgtcgacatctt
This DNA window, taken from Papaver somniferum cultivar HN1 chromosome 3, ASM357369v1, whole genome shotgun sequence, encodes the following:
- the LOC113358579 gene encoding calcium-transporting ATPase 10, plasma membrane-type-like gives rise to the protein MSNLRISPNRWQFDSCREDDESYFGHLKSIAHIIPLGVRTKTALIQNAYGRCLYALDLKKEKEEEVEEVVEDVDELEEEEEEEEEEEDDDDEARKLLIRKIRTQAQVTRAAFLFREAALSIKVSSGDFGIRQDQLVTMTGNNDFATLEEHGGVGGLSIKLKTDLEKGINGDDADLQHRMQAFGSNTCPCKLPQSFLMSLWEALQNLTIIILIIAAIASLALGIKSEGIKEGWYDGCSIAFAVFLVIVVTGTSDYQHSLQFHNLNVKKQNIRMEVMRVGKRVEVSIFDLVVGDVVPLKTGDQVPADGVLISGHSLSVDESCTTGESKIVKKDSKRPFLMSGCQVADGYGTMLVTVVGKNTVRGLEMDSILEDAGEQTPLQVQLNSLATFVGIVGLAVALLVLLVPLIRYFAGLAKNPDKSIQFIKKKTSAGDAVEEVIKIVIVAVTIVVVAVPEGLPLAVSTTAAYSMWKMMSDKALVRRLSACETMGTVTTICTKTGTLTLNQMAVVDAYIGGQKVSSTNDRALLSATAESLIKEGVALNTAGSVFTSEGGEVEISGSPTEKALLLWGVKLGMNFDELRSQCKLLRVFPFDSEIKRGGIALQLPDSQVHIHWKGAAEIVLGSCTEYLDVGGACKKMDNSMATYFKSAISDMAAGSLRCVAVAYRSFEIDKVPMDEDSLAEWVIPEDELVLLAIVGIEDSCRPGIKEAVKLCTRAGVKVRMVTGYNLQTATAIALECGILGSVADAKEPNIIEGAAFRTLSESERGIVAGEISVMGSSYPNDKLLLVKALQRGGHVVAVTGDVSNDAPALKEADIGLAMGIQGTELAKESSDIIILDDNFASIVKVLRRGRSVYANVQKFILFQLTVNVGAIIINFVAATSSGNVPLNTVQLLWVNLIMDTFGALALATEPPTDHLMDRTPIGRKETLITNIMWRNFAVQVIYQVTVLLILNFKGLSILHLGNNKHDITEKNTLIFNAFVFCQLFNVFNARKPDKLNILCGVSKNRRLLVIVAVTLVLQVVIIIFLGKFTGTVRLSWQLWLTSIIIGFISWPLAVVGKFIPVGQNPLTKYSSTICLLILIIVVISYKNLSD